A window of Leclercia adecarboxylata contains these coding sequences:
- a CDS encoding nucleobase:cation symporter-2 family protein translates to MSEEKNGGLLYGLEQQIPPVPAIFSALQHVLAGLVGIITPPLIIGAALGLEQWLPWLISMSLLASGIGTFLQSNRLWGIGAGMICMQGTSFAFLGVAIAGGMWVKGQGGTPQDIMAMLFGVNFVAALVPCVVSRFIEPLKRVFTPIITGSVIALIGMSLIKVSIINWSGGEHAKEFASMGNITLGAVTLGTIVLLSCMKNRWLRLSSVVIGIAVGCLVAALSGSFQLQPVGDVWFRLPQLFPFGFAFNGAIFLPIALVSLVCILEAVGDLTANSLISQQSIDDRAFRTRLKGGILADGISCMVAAMLCAFPNTTFAQNNGVIQMTGVASRYVGRYIGVLLILLGLFPPFGELLRQIPAPVLGGATMVMFGCVVAAGIRIVTQKPLTRRDMLIVGLAFGFGLGIEAVPEFLAHFPPVVENLFGSAATSGGLVAIILNLIIPEETSTAAAVTRSADDHAESL, encoded by the coding sequence ATGTCAGAGGAAAAGAACGGTGGCTTACTGTACGGCCTTGAGCAGCAGATCCCGCCGGTTCCGGCAATTTTCAGCGCGCTACAGCACGTGCTTGCCGGGCTGGTGGGAATTATCACGCCGCCGCTGATTATCGGGGCCGCGCTAGGGTTAGAGCAGTGGCTGCCCTGGTTAATCAGCATGTCCCTGCTGGCATCGGGTATCGGTACCTTTTTACAATCTAACCGCCTGTGGGGAATTGGTGCGGGCATGATCTGTATGCAGGGCACCAGCTTTGCTTTTCTCGGGGTGGCGATTGCGGGTGGCATGTGGGTAAAGGGGCAGGGAGGCACGCCGCAGGATATTATGGCTATGCTGTTTGGCGTCAATTTCGTTGCCGCCCTGGTACCCTGCGTTGTCAGCCGCTTTATTGAACCCCTGAAGCGAGTTTTTACCCCGATTATTACCGGCAGCGTCATTGCCCTGATTGGCATGAGCCTGATTAAGGTCAGCATCATCAACTGGAGTGGTGGGGAGCATGCAAAAGAGTTCGCCAGCATGGGCAATATCACGCTCGGCGCCGTGACGCTGGGAACCATCGTCCTGCTCAGTTGCATGAAAAACCGCTGGCTGCGGCTTTCGTCGGTGGTGATCGGCATTGCCGTCGGCTGCCTGGTGGCCGCCCTGAGCGGAAGTTTCCAGCTTCAGCCCGTGGGCGACGTCTGGTTCCGCCTGCCGCAGCTGTTCCCGTTTGGCTTTGCGTTTAACGGCGCGATCTTTTTGCCCATTGCGCTGGTATCGCTGGTCTGCATACTTGAAGCCGTCGGCGACCTGACGGCCAACAGCCTGATTTCGCAGCAGTCCATCGACGATCGCGCCTTTCGTACGCGCCTGAAGGGCGGCATTCTGGCGGACGGCATCAGCTGTATGGTGGCGGCGATGCTCTGCGCCTTCCCTAACACCACCTTTGCCCAGAACAACGGCGTGATCCAGATGACCGGGGTTGCCAGCCGCTACGTTGGCCGCTATATCGGAGTGCTCCTGATTTTACTGGGACTGTTCCCCCCCTTTGGCGAGCTGCTTCGTCAGATCCCGGCGCCGGTACTGGGCGGTGCAACGATGGTAATGTTTGGTTGCGTGGTCGCGGCGGGGATCCGCATCGTCACCCAGAAACCCCTCACCCGCCGCGATATGCTGATTGTCGGTCTGGCATTTGGCTTTGGGCTGGGTATCGAAGCCGTGCCGGAATTTCTGGCCCATTTCCCGCCAGTGGTTGAGAACCTGTTCGGTTCCGCCGCCACCAGTGGTGGGCTGGTGGCGATTATCCTCAATCTGATTATCCCGGAAGAGACATCAACCGCCGCGGCGGTAACAAGGAGCGCTGATGATCACGCTGAATCACTTTAA